The following is a genomic window from Peromyscus leucopus breed LL Stock chromosome 12, UCI_PerLeu_2.1, whole genome shotgun sequence.
CTGAATGCctcaggaaaggcagagacagagtgtCTCATCTCTGTATATGTGCTCTTTCTGATGAATAGTTCAACACACTGTTTGCTGTCCAGAAAGCAAAGGTAGACTGCATTTTAACCTCTGTGACAGTTGCTAATATTTCCTTATAAAAATACTTAAGACTGTGAacttgaaagatggctcagtggttatggaAACCTGCTCTTCAGAGAACCTATCTTCaaaatgcaggcacacatacaattaaaaataaaaatctttattgggcagtggtggcacagcatttaattccagcactcgggacccaggtggatctctgtgagtttgaggccagcctggtctacagagtgagatccaggacagccagagctgttacacagagaaaccctgtctagaaaaacaaaatttttttttttttttttttcggggagggggtatttgagacaaggtctctctacatagccctgactttcctggggctcactatatagaccaggctggcttcacagagatctgccttcctcccaagcactgggattaaaggtgttctgCCGCTACTCCCAGCTCATCTTCTAAAATACTAGATTATATGATATGTCAGTGATATCAGTGTCTCCTATGAACTTTTATCTTTCTGATGAGTAAAAATACCCACTCTCCCCCCTGGAATTTAGGATCCCAGACTCTGCACTGAGTTGCGTTGTGCCTTCCAGCAGACTCTTGTCTACTGGCTTCACCCTGCCTTTTCATGGCTGCCACTGTTTCCTCGAATTGGAGCTGATAGGAAAATGGCGGGAAAGTCAAGCCCATGGTCACACGATGAGACTCTGCAGCATACGTTAATGAGTGACTGGTAAGATGACTGGAGGTGTGTGTGCATTCCAGAGGATTCTCTAGGATTTGGGTGATATGGAAAGGACTAATGGTAGATGGCTCTGTGTGTTTCTGGACTTTGTCAGACACTGTTATTAATGGATTGAATCCATTCACATTTTTTCCAGCTTCATCACTATCAAATGTCTAGTGCCTGTAAAGGTTAAATAGATAAGCCTGAGTCCTCAGTGTTGCTTCCCATCAGTTGATGGCTTTTCTCACCAGAAGTTACTCAGAGTTTGCAGCTAGTTAGCAGTTTTGCTTGAGAGAGCACGTGGTTCCATCCACACCACGCTAGAGTCAGCTGCAGAAACTGATTCAGTATTCGAAAGGTTAGGTTGGGCTTTTATCTACTTGTCAGGCTAAATTATGCAGAATTAAGTTTAAAGTATTTTAACACCTGACTTCTTCTTCTTCGGGAAAATACCAAATGGCGGGCAACGCCGGTGCAGCAGGAGGGCCCCGGGGGCCCAGGACTAGGAGGCCGCGGCTTCTGCGGAGGATTCAGCAGCGGTCTTAGAGGGGCCGCTGTCGTGGTCGGGGCCGAGGTCCCAGGGCTCGTGGAGGTAAAGCTGAAGACAAGGAGTGGATCCCCATCACCAAGCTGGCCCGCCTGGTTAAGGACATGAAGATCAAGTCCCTGGAGGAGATCTGCCTGTTCTCCCTTCCCACTAAGGAATCCGAGATCATTGACTTTTTCCTGGGCGCATCCCTAAAGGATGAGGTTCTAAAGATCATGCCAGTGCAGAAGCAGACTCAGGTTCAAGGCTTTTGTCACTATTGGGGACTACAATGGTCATGGTGCACTGCCATCCGAGGGGCCATCATCCTGGCCAAGCTGTCCATTGTCCCTGTGCGGAGAGGCTACTGGGGGAACAAGATTGGCAAGCCCCACACTGTCCCGTGCAAAGTGACAGGCCGCTGTAGCTCTGTGTTGGTACGTCTCATCCCTGCCCCCAGGGGCACTGGCATCGTCTCTGCTCCTGTGCCCAAGAAGTTACTGATGATGGCCAGTGTTGATGACTGCTACACGTCAGCCAGGGGCTGCACTGCCACCCAGGGCAACTTTgccaaggccacctttgatgccatctccaagacctacagctacctgacccccgacctctggaaagagactgtgttcaccaaatctccttatcaggaattcactgaccatcttgtgaaaacccacaccagagtgtctgttcagagaacccaggctccagctgtggccaccacataagggtttttatacaagaaaaataaagtgaattaaatctgtttaaaaaaaaaaaaaaaagtattttaacacctgaaaattttcttttgcttcacaGGTCTGTGAGTTTTACTTCCTTGTATAACCTGTTGAAGACCAAGCTTTGCCCCTTTTTCTACGTTTGTACCTATCAGTTTACCGTCCTGTTCCGGGCAGCAGGATTAGCAGGAAGTGACGTGGTCACAGCGCTCATATCTCCTACAACTAGAGGTTTAAGAGAAGCTATGAAAAATGAAGGTAATGGTTTGGGGTTAAAGAGaatcctgtagatgtaaccaaccgtcttattaaataagaaacacagaaccaatgtaaaagagaaagccaagaggtcagagctcagctAAAatttcacccttcctcctgcggtatcccagcttcccgaaagagagctatttccctgtgtgtaagtcgtttcattggttgtaaacccaaacacgtgactgcctcatcactgtctgtatgtacagccccccaggtcttaaaggcatatgtctccaatgctggctatatccctgaacacacagagatctgtgggattaaaggcgtgtgccaccaccgccacactctgtctatggctctaatagctctgaccccgggcaactttatttattaacatacaatcaaaatcacatttcagtacaattagaataccaccacagaatccCTCTTGCCTCAAATGCTGAActtttgggactggagagatggctgctcttacagaataCCTGGgatcagggttggggatttaactcagtgtgcaaggccctgggctcatctctgagaaaaaaaaaaaaaagaatacctgggatcaattcccagcacccatatggtggctaaaacctatctgtaactccaggtccaggggatccagtgcctatGCTGGCctctgagcaccaggcacacagtggtACGCAGACATAAGCACCTATACACATAAGATAGATATATGTATTTGgttttttcgagtcagggtttgtttctctgcgtagttttggtgcctgtcctggatctcgctctatagaccaggctggcctggaactcacagaggtccacctgactctgcctcccgagtgctgggattaaaggcttgcaccaccactgcccagcaaaataaggtattttaaaaatactttgaattgTCTCTTACTAATTGGttatcaatattattttaagagatGTAGTGCATTttttcagagttgttttttttttttcttcctgttggtCAAAGGGTCTctcaaatgtagctggaagttgattgtgttccttttcttttctctttttattggtttttcgagacaaggtttctctgtagctttgaatcctgtcctggactagctttgtagaccaggctggactcaaactcacagacccacctgcctctgcctcccaagtgctgggattacaggcgtgcgccaccaccgcccagctgtgttCCTTTTCTTACCTCTGAAGTAAAATCACTgtcttattgaatatattttgctttttgaaacatttttacatttatgtcttattttgtgtgcatgtgtgtgtttctgtgggcacacacacaccgtgtcgcacatgtggaggttagagtaACAGTCATTTCTGCCACCatgggagttccaggacatgaACTTAGGTGTCCTAAGACTTGACAGAGTCCAgcggctgaaccatctcaccagttcTGGTTCTCTGAGAGTTCACATTATCTAACCTCCCCCTTTAGTAATTGTGAAGCTGGATTAGCCTGTCAGCTAGTGGGtcagcagagggagggaagggtagAGACAAGTGCCTTGAATAGAAAACCTCATCTGGATACCAGTAGTGGGACACTGGTTAATTGAAGAAAGCcgagttgttttcttttctgatgcaGGTATTGAATTTTGTCTGCCTTTGCTAGAAGCAAGTGGCTATAAGAAGAAAGTACGAGAAGCAAACCTGGAGTACGATGAGTATGGAATTACATAACCTTTTACATTTTCACTAATTTCTGAGTTCCTAAAAGCACCCACTCTGGGAATGTGTGCCTCTAACCAGCAGTTTCCTAGGGAGCAAGCGGCCAGCgatgaagatgaagaggagagCTTGTCTTGGCTGGAAGAGATAGGTGTGCAAGATCaaattaaaaagccagacacaataTCTATCAAGCTGTATCCTTTCTGTTGTTAAGAACCTCAGTGGAGTTACTGGTTTAACGCTGAAGTAAAGACAGTCCATGTTGGTCATGTACAAAGTTGTTGTTGGTTTCTCTCTGCCACATTCAGATGGCCAGCATTTCATTCAGACTTGTGAAATGGGACAAGGAGCCCCCGGGCATCTGGAATCCAGGCTGCTATCTGCACTGGtgtagggtttttattttttgatgtttttggtttttggctcTTTCCTTGATTGTCGTTTTTCAGACTGAGGGAAAAACATGAAGTACAAGTGGATCACAGGCCCGAGTCTGCCGTGCTGGTGAAAGGGCCCAACGCTTTCACTTTGCTCAATTTTTTGATCAACTGCAAGAGCTTAGTTGCCACCTCGGgtgcccaggcaggcctccctCCGACCCTTTTATCCCCGGTAGCCTTTCGAGGTGCCTCAATGCAAATGCTGAAGGTGAGCAAGCACCTCCTTCTCCTGCCGTCCAGTTCTTAGTGTAGAGTTCCAGTCTTTAAAGGGGCATGCTGGACTTCTGTTCTTGGTTTGCGTTTAGAAAGACCAGGCTCTTTGTGTCGTcgctctgtctgtcctgaaactggctACATAGACCACTCTGGTCTCAAGCCCacggagatccacttgcctctgcctcctgagtgttgggagtaaaggcatgtgccaccatgcctagctcaaattttcaatttttaaaaaataattctaggtagggcctggagagatggctcagtgttcaagagcacttgctgctcttgcagaggacccaagttcggttcccagcaccaacatggtggctctcaGCCATTAGTAAGTCCAGTTCCAAGAGGTCTGATGGCCTTCTTACCCCTACAGGTATCAGGCACAACGTGATggctacacctttaatcccagtacttgggaggcagaggcaagcagatctcaatgagtttggagatagccaaggctacatagtgagaccctgtctcaaaaaaaaaaaaattatacacgtGAATCTTTGAAAATGTCTAATTGTTCTACCATACTATAGACTTTGTTTTTCAGCACTTAGATTGAACCAGGAGTTTGGGGCATATTGGCAAACATTGTatgctgagctacattcccagtagttttatttttgctttctccattaaaaataaaaattacttaagaAGTAGTGTGGTGGTAGGATGACCAGGAATTTAAGATCTCCTacgctacatgaaaccctgtctcagaatatgtatgtattttacatatatacatgaaaacaCGGGAATTATGTCAGCTTCCTTTTACTTGTTTGCCTCTAAGACAGGGTCCCATAAGCCTCAATCTCACTGgtggaggatgaccctgaattctTGGCCCTCCTGGCACCCCCTCCCAAGGGCCAGAATTACAGGCAAGAGCCGCTGTGTTCAGTGACTTTTGTGATTTTTCCCCCCATACTGGATAAATTATAACTGGTAACAAATCACTTGGGTGTTCACATCCTCCCTTGTCATTTAAGAAAAAGTTCTTTAATCCCATCTCATGTATGTGCCAATGCAATCACATACCCAAAAATAGTGACAGATCTCAAAAATGGGGAAATTGAAGCAACCTGTTAAGTATTATGTTGTAGTCTCAGGAAACAAAAGTAGTTCCTGTTTCTTATCAGAAGAAAtcccaaataaaaatatactgaaCACATCTTCAGCTAAGGGACAAAGTGAGGTATGATcctaattgtctttttctttaaattttctgaagGCACGAAGCATTAATGTCAAGACACACGCTCTTTCTGGATACAGAGATCAGTTTAGTTTAGAGATCACGGGTCCCATCATGCCTCATGCTCTGCATTCTGTGACCATGCTACTCCGATCTTCACAGAGAGGGTCATTCTCTGCTGGGATGTATGCACATGAGCCTACTGCTGTATTCAATGTCCGCCTGCCACTGGATGAAGACCTGCATAGAGTAAGTAGACTCAGTTGTAGCTTGTATTCTCTTGCTGCGAAAAAGGTCACTCATGATAGACCAAATTTGTATCAAGTTAGAAAGCAAGTCATGAATTAAGGAATTCAAGCAATAGTAAAAACTTCCAAAACCTAGAAAGTACTAACTGTCCTCACAACTGAGTTTAGTAATACCTGATTCCTCTGTAGTTTATGGAAACACGATTTACTACAGGTTTTTTGTTCTTCTGTGTGCATGCTGTTTGCAGTTTTACATGGGTTCGGGCACCCCAGTGGGGAGTGCTCACACAGCGAAGCCTGGGGTTCACGACTTGTACTGCATCCCTCTTCAAGGCAGGGTCTTTTAATAAGCCAGAGCACACTAACGTGGCAGGTCTTAGCAGCGTCTGCAGAGGCTGGACCTACAGGTGTTCCACGTCTGCCCAGCATTTATGCAGGTTCTAGACACCGCATCTCTGGTCGTCACACATAGCAAGTGCTCAaatactgagctatctcccaggcCTACGTAACTCACTTCCTTGGAAGTCTAGCCATCTTTAGACTTTGTGAAGAAAATTTAagtttttgatgttttgttttgctttaagatttatgtattatgtatactgtgttctgcctgcatttgtCCATGTGGGCCAGAAGgcggcaccagatctcactatagatggttgtgagccaccatatggttgctgggaattatggttgctgggaattgaactcaggtcctctggaagagtagccagtgcccttaacctctgagccatctctctagcccagtttAATAGTTCTTAATTGACCTGGTACCTGTCACATTCAATAGACTTGTAAAAAATAAGATTCTATTAGTTTTTTCAAACTATAGAAATTGTTAGGATCAACTTGTAGCCATGATTTTATTAAGTGAATGAGCCATGTATTTgcccatctttttttgttttgttttgttttttgagacagggtttctctgtggtgttttggagcctgtcctggatctcgctctgtagaccaagctggcctcgaactcagagatccgcctggctctgcctcccgagtgctgggattaaaggcgtgcgccaccaccgcccggcctgaattTGCCCGTCCTCGTGGTGATTATTAAAAAGTCAGTGTTCAAGAACTAATGTGTTTATGGATATGGATTTGTATTTCTGCAGAAAGTTGATCATAAGGACCTTGCTAATTGTGGGCTGCACTCCAAAACCCTGGAACAGCTCAGTCAAATACCATTGCTGGGGAAGTCATCCTTACGGAATGTGGAAATGAGTGACTACATCTATAATTGGAGATCCTGAACACCAAAGTAAGCctaaagggaaactgaggaacagCTTCCTAGCAAGGAAGGAAATTGACAATTCTTAGGCCTCTGcctcttttaaaagttcattttggaagaatatattttaaaatactgaaatgttTCTAAACATGAACTTTTTACATTAACTTTTATTACATGCATTAGCATTAGGTTTAATAATCaacattttgcttttattattttcatacatttttcagATCTGAAGATGTAAGCTGTGTCCTTAAACCTCAGATAACTTGAATGAGAATTCTATATCCCTTCAACTTAATTGTAACCTGAGTAGAACCCTGAATTAAAAGTGTTTCATTACAAATGAGAAATTGAATTCCCTGTACATAGCATGACTTCATTGAGAGTGATGACAGGAAAGGATCTGGTGTACCTtagaccagcagcagcagcaggttctGTGCAGACACTACTGCACAGCTGACTGCTGCTGCCGCCCGCCATGGTCTCCACTTCTAATGCCTCTTCACAGGACACTCACTCGTGTTCTTCTGTCAGACCGTTTGTTGGGTGGTTTGTACCTAAGTGTTGGTCAGTTACTCAGTATGTTTCAGGTagtctgtgtgtttgcatgtgtgtgtaaaattcaGCATTTTTAAATAAACGTGCATAGAAGTCACAAGTATTGGGTAACAAATAGTAGTACTTAGTTATATGTGTTCCATAAAGCCAGAGAATAAGACACCACATTTATTCCAGAGAAGGTTGTATTTGGGCCTTAagcttttgaaaataaagtttagaGACATAGCATATGAATACCACTGTAATACACATGAATATTCTATCAGACCCTAAAAAATTAACATAAACTTAAACTTTCTCATAGTCAACAAAATAGTGGCTAGTTGCCAATTTTTATTAGATAAGTTGGTTacagcatttttattatttacgtCTATCTAGGTGTAGCTGAAATTCAAAATGCACATCAAAGTAAAACTATATCACAACTCAAGCCATACTAAATATGTACTTGGCCTCTGAAGTAAAATTCTAGTTGGACTTCCATTTTGACTCCCTTCTTATGACCCAAGTGGCTTTAATGGGAATGCAGTATTTAGTGCTGATCATGACACAACATATCACTTTCTTTTCATAACCTCTACAAAAATTTAAGGGGAGATGGTGGCATTAGCCCTGTGGAACAGATCTTGCTTCATTACCTTAATAACACTGGCCCAGTATCTGTCCAGCAGAACCCATTGTGAAATAGTACAAGGTGCACAGCCCTTCACTGATTACAGGCAAGTGTTACAGCAGCCTAGCCATAGGAAGGGGAGTTACATCATAGTACAAAATACAGTATAAAAGCGTTATTTAACATTCCACACTGAATATTACTGATGCCTTCAAACAGTTGTTTTGATGTTAGCCACTTAAACAAATACATCACTAAGGTAAACAATATAAACATACCAAAACCCTGTATGGTTAAATACAATTTCCATGGTACAAAAACCAAAGCCTGGAGATGTTTGTACAGATTGCTTTTTATACACAATGTCTTAAATTGTGAAATATTTACAACATTAAGGAGGAGATACATTGTGATGCAGAGTAAAATTATCTGAAATGATTAATATAAAACCTCAATCTATCTACGTGAGGCACTCCTGAAGCAAGTGGCATTAGCCATGAGGTCCTTTGGTACAAGGCCCATTGCTTGAAGAACCACAGTAGCTGCTGTGGCTTTAGCATGCTTCTTATTAGGGCTGGCAAAGCTGGGCTGGTAAGCGCTTCCATTTATCAATACCTATTCAAGAAAAACATACAATTGGGCTGGTAAGGGCTTCCATTTCTCAATACCTATTCAAGAAAAACATACAATAAGAACAGCATCAAACTTTAATATCTATTAGCTTTGTACTTTTTCActaaattctaaaatttataaattctAAACcccaaattatataaaaattaatctcAGCCCAGAAACAGTAAATGATTTAAAGGAAACTGCAAAGTAAGTGCAGGTctccacatttaaaaataaaaagcactaataaaaatattagttacCCCCACCTTCCCCTAGAAAATACCAAATGTTAGCCAGAATTTGTCCATGCCCTCCcctttaattttctaaaagatcatttatttatacattaaatTACCCTTCTAAGTTTAAAAACCCATTttacccacacatatgcacatctgtaacccaccCACAGATACAGCCCACTGTAGTTGTATCACACTTATCCCTTAGCCCTCTAATAAGTATGTAAGTTCATATTTACCCTAAATAGAAAATGTTTGCGATGATCAGGGCCACTATCATGGACCAAGAGAAATTCAGGTGGTTGCCACCTTCTTTTATTACAGATTTCCATCAAGGCAGACACAGGATGTTTGCCTGTAGAGAGAAAAACAACTAGTTATAAGATTTCCACCAACTTTGCAACAACTTAGGGCTTCAAGATGTGGGTGAGGCAAGAAGAATTCAACAGGCTTTGTTCTCACCTGACAAGTCTTTCATTGCAGCAGAGAAGTTCCCGGACCTCTTTTGTGCTCTTTCTCCTACTGCAACAAGACCTTTAAAGAGAAAGCCaaatttataagattattttttttttattgtaatagATGGGAAAAACACCTCCCACTGCTGAAACCTTCATGCCTTCAAATAAAATACTCAGTAGAT
Proteins encoded in this region:
- the Donson gene encoding protein downstream neighbor of Son isoform X2, with the translated sequence MAVPLPGYSPSFKRPPEIVRLRRKRSRSHGAAAPSALPEPTPRRAALAAGLPLRPFPTAGGRGGAAAAVPRRNPFARLDNRPRVADEAREEPSRGPQGAPDSHTEVKQTLVVSGFSPHSPERLLCQLLDSNGENNLLWKEASHERTVTELSQSQHVPFSESDPTSSEGTELPADWSIKTRLLFTSSRPFSWAEHLKAQEEAQGLLQHCRAAEVTLPQSIQDPRLCTELRCAFQQTLVYWLHPAFSWLPLFPRIGADRKMAGKSSPWSHDETLQHTLMSDWSVSFTSLYNLLKTKLCPFFYVCTYQFTVLFRAAGLAGSDVVTALISPTTRGLREAMKNEGIEFCLPLLEASGYKKKVREANLEEQAASDEDEEESLSWLEEIGVQDQIKKPDTISIKLLREKHEVQVDHRPESAVLVKGPNAFTLLNFLINCKSLVATSGAQAGLPPTLLSPVAFRGASMQMLKARSINVKTHALSGYRDQFSLEITGPIMPHALHSVTMLLRSSQRGSFSAGMYAHEPTAVFNVRLPLDEDLHRKVDHKDLANCGLHSKTLEQLSQIPLLGKSSLRNVEMSDYIYNWRS
- the Donson gene encoding protein downstream neighbor of Son isoform X1, which translates into the protein MAVPLPGYSPSFKRPPEIVRLRRKRSRSHGAAAPSALPEPTPRRAALAAGLPLRPFPTAGGRGGAAAAVPRRNPFARLDNRPRVADEAREEPSRGPQGAPDSHTEVKQTLVVSGFSPHSPERLLCQLLDSNGENNLLWKEASHERTVTELSQSQHVPFSESDPTSSEGTELPADWSIKTRLLFTSSRPFSWAEHLKAQEEAQGLLQHCRAAEVTLPQSIQDPRLCTELRCAFQQTLVYWLHPAFSWLPLFPRIGADRKMAGKSSPWSHDETLQHTLMSDWSVSFTSLYNLLKTKLCPFFYVCTYQFTVLFRAAGLAGSDVVTALISPTTRGLREAMKNEGIEFCLPLLEASGYKKKVREANLEYDEEQAASDEDEEESLSWLEEIGVQDQIKKPDTISIKLLREKHEVQVDHRPESAVLVKGPNAFTLLNFLINCKSLVATSGAQAGLPPTLLSPVAFRGASMQMLKARSINVKTHALSGYRDQFSLEITGPIMPHALHSVTMLLRSSQRGSFSAGMYAHEPTAVFNVRLPLDEDLHRKVDHKDLANCGLHSKTLEQLSQIPLLGKSSLRNVEMSDYIYNWRS
- the Donson gene encoding protein downstream neighbor of Son isoform X3, giving the protein MAVPLPGYSPSFKRPPEIVRLRRKRSRSHGAAAPSALPEPTPRRAALAAGLPLRPFPTAGGRGGAAAAVPRRNPFARLDNRPRVADEAREEPSRGPQGAPDSLLDSNGENNLLWKEASHERTVTELSQSQHVPFSESDPTSSEGTELPADWSIKTRLLFTSSRPFSWAEHLKAQEEAQGLLQHCRAAEVTLPQSIQDPRLCTELRCAFQQTLVYWLHPAFSWLPLFPRIGADRKMAGKSSPWSHDETLQHTLMSDWSVSFTSLYNLLKTKLCPFFYVCTYQFTVLFRAAGLAGSDVVTALISPTTRGLREAMKNEGIEFCLPLLEASGYKKKVREANLEYDEEQAASDEDEEESLSWLEEIGVQDQIKKPDTISIKLLREKHEVQVDHRPESAVLVKGPNAFTLLNFLINCKSLVATSGAQAGLPPTLLSPVAFRGASMQMLKARSINVKTHALSGYRDQFSLEITGPIMPHALHSVTMLLRSSQRGSFSAGMYAHEPTAVFNVRLPLDEDLHRKVDHKDLANCGLHSKTLEQLSQIPLLGKSSLRNVEMSDYIYNWRS